The following DNA comes from Phycisphaerae bacterium.
CCGGGGCGTTTGACGGCGATCGCGTCGGCTCCGATGGTCTGGCCCATCTTGACCGCCCTGGCGGCGACGAGTGACCGGCGGGCCAGGTGGTACATCTCGAGTTCGCCCTCGCTGGTGCCTTTTTTGGGGGTGCCGAGGGCGGCCTGGGTTTCGCGGATGGCTTTGACCATGGCGGCGAGTTCGTCGGGCAGCAGGGCGTAGTGGTGGTCCGGGCCGGGCAGGGACTTATCGACGGTATAGTGTTTCTCGATCGCGCAGGCGCCGAGGGCGACGGCGGCGATGTCGCAGGCGTACCCGGTGGTGTGATCGGACCAGCCGACCGGCGTGCCGAAGGCCTGGGCCATGGTCTGGATGGCCCGCAGGTGCACGTCCTGAAAGCGGGGCGGATAGGCGATCTCGCAGTGGAAGAGTAAAACCTGTCGTCCGCCGGCCGACCAGATGGCCTCAAGGGCCTGCTCGATGTCGCCGAGGCTGGCCATGCCGGTCGAGAGGAGGATCGGTTTGCCCGTCTGGGCGCAGGCCTTGAGCAGGGGGTAGTGGACGATCTCGAACGAGGCGATCTTGTAGGCTGGGCAGCCGACGGCTTCGAGTTCCTCGACGGCCTCCAGGTCGAAGGGGGTCGAGAGGAAGGTGATGTTCTTCTGGCGGCAGTAGGCGGCGAGGTCCTTTTGCCACTGGCGCGGGATCTCGATCGATTTGATCATGTCCCAGACGGTCTGGCCGGGCTTGAGGACGCCTTTCTCGTAGAGGTACTCCATGGTCTTGGTCTGCTTGGAGTACATCTGTTCGGCTGAGTAGGTCTGGAACTTGACCGAGTCGGCTTTGGCCTCGACGGCGACGTCGATGAGCCGGATGGCGAGGTCGAAGTCGCGGTTGTGGTTGGGCCCGGCTTCGGCGATGACGTAGACCGGGTGGCCGGGACCGACCTTGCGTTCGCCGAGGTCGATCTCGGCGGGAAAGTCGCGCAGCATCATTTGATGGATCCTTTCGCCGCCAGCTCCGGATTGGCCTCCAGGAGCCTGAGCACGTCGCTCATGCCGAAGATTTTGCCGGGCTTGTAGAGGCGGTTGTAGACCTCGCGGACGAAGAGCAGATCGTCGCGGGTGTCGACGGTCCAGTTCATGCCCGACAGGTCGATCGAGTTGAGGTATTCGGAGACCCGGAAATGGGTGGGGTTTTCGAGCAGGTAGGGCGTGACGTGCTCGCGCTGATGGGGGTCGGCGGCGCGGATGTCGAGTTCTTCGAGGACCAGCGGCCGGATCACCTCGACCGACTGGCCGCGCGGGAAGGTCCGGGTCATCATGTTGCTCACGTAGTCCACGCTGTCGCGATGTTCGAGGTATTGCTCGATGGCCCGGTCGATGACCACCGGGTCGATCAGGGGCGCGTCGCAGCAGACGCGGACGACCAGGTCGGCTTTGTAGTGTTTGGAGGCGGCGACGTAGCGGCTCAGGACGTCCTCTTCACTGCCGCGGAAGACCTGGGTTTCGAGGACCTTGGCCCAGTCGGCGACGATGTCGTCGACCGGGTTGTAGGACGTGGCCACCACCACCAGGTCGGCGCGTCGAACGGCCCGCAGGCGGTCGATGACGTGGGCCAGCATGGGCCGGCCGGCGATGGGGTAGAGCACCTTGCCGGGCAGCCGGCTTGATCCGAAACGCGCCTGGGCTATCAGCACCTTATACATCTGTATTTACCGCAGCAGGGCCAGCGCCTGCTCCACCGCCCGATCGACGCAGTGGCCGTCGAGCTTGAAGAATGCATCGTGTACGTAACGCTCCGCCGCCTGTTGCACCTTGGGCGGAAGGCCTTCATCGAGTACGCGGTCGATCACCAGCCAGTCGGCTGCGTTGCGGACCTCCAGGGCCACGCCCTGGCCGGCGTAGTCGAGGTTGACGTTCCTGCCGTTCCAGTTGACCTCGATCAGCGGTTTGTCGAACGCCAGGACCTCCGCCCCCGCGCTGGTGCCGGTGCAGATCGCCACGTCGCTGACCGCGATCAGCTTTCGCACGTCCTGCTCCTTGAACGACCGAAGCCGCGGGTGTTCGGTCCTGGCGGCCGCCTGTTCATCGTCCCGCTCGTGAGGGTGCCATTTGACGGCCAGGAAATAATTGTCGCGGGAATCGAGAAATTCAACCAGCGATTTGAGAATCTCCGCCGCTGGGACCCCGAAATGGAGCCGAGGGAGAACCAGCAGGAGGATTCGCTTGTTCCGCGGCAGACCGAACTCGGCTTTCAGTTCGTCGATGCGGCTCATGCCGTTGCGCTTGGCCTCATCGAGATGCATCGGCCCGGTGATCGTCAGTATGTCGGGGTCGGTGCCCTCGTTGAGCATCCATCGTCGCTGGGAGTCGCCCCACAGGCACATCTTCGAGGAGAATTGCCCAGTGAAAACGCCTTTGGACAGGTTGTTGTACGGCATTCCTTCGACAAAGCTCAGCACCGGGACGCCGCGGGCCAATGATTGGGCGCACAGCGGTCGGGTCCAGCAGTTGAACTCATGGAGCACCAGCACCAGTTCCGGCTCGACCGCGTCGAGCATCTTTTCGGCCAGGCGGTCGTAGTCCAAGCCGATCATGGTTCGCAGCCGCACCGCGGCCACCGGCAGTTCCTGCGACCACTTTGGGGCCTGGCGGACGGCGTTGGCGATCATTTTTTCGGCCCGGCGGTAGTCGCGGACCAGGTCGTTGGCCACCTCGGCTTCGAATCGCTCGGGCAGGAACATCATGTCCT
Coding sequences within:
- a CDS encoding N-acetylneuraminate synthase; the protein is MMLRDFPAEIDLGERKVGPGHPVYVIAEAGPNHNRDFDLAIRLIDVAVEAKADSVKFQTYSAEQMYSKQTKTMEYLYEKGVLKPGQTVWDMIKSIEIPRQWQKDLAAYCRQKNITFLSTPFDLEAVEELEAVGCPAYKIASFEIVHYPLLKACAQTGKPILLSTGMASLGDIEQALEAIWSAGGRQVLLFHCEIAYPPRFQDVHLRAIQTMAQAFGTPVGWSDHTTGYACDIAAVALGACAIEKHYTVDKSLPGPDHHYALLPDELAAMVKAIRETQAALGTPKKGTSEGELEMYHLARRSLVAARAVKMGQTIGADAIAVKRPGYGIHPQFLDVIVGRKAARDIQTDDVLTWDMI
- a CDS encoding NTP transferase domain-containing protein, with the translated sequence MYKVLIAQARFGSSRLPGKVLYPIAGRPMLAHVIDRLRAVRRADLVVVATSYNPVDDIVADWAKVLETQVFRGSEEDVLSRYVAASKHYKADLVVRVCCDAPLIDPVVIDRAIEQYLEHRDSVDYVSNMMTRTFPRGQSVEVIRPLVLEELDIRAADPHQREHVTPYLLENPTHFRVSEYLNSIDLSGMNWTVDTRDDLLFVREVYNRLYKPGKIFGMSDVLRLLEANPELAAKGSIK